Proteins encoded in a region of the Sphingomonas sp. HMP9 genome:
- the asnB gene encoding asparagine synthase (glutamine-hydrolyzing), whose translation MADALAHRGPDDQGVWIDGQAGIGIGHRRLAIVDLSEAGHQPYHSRCGRYVLTYNGEIYNHADIRRAIEANGPVEWRGHSDTETLLEAVACWGLSGALERCSGMFALGLWDRETRQLSLARDRIGEKPLFYGWNENKLLFGSSLASFRAVPGFSATVDPDVTALYFRFNCVPAPFSIYRGIYKVMPGTIVTLDAQTIAQPPVRPPAVPSVAPGISCARYWSLTDVACEGMAAPEHDPDRAIAALEATLTTAVMQQTMSDVPIGAFLSGGVDSSLIVALMQRAIGGRVKTFTIGFDDPDLDEAPHAAMVARHLGTEHHEHYITPAMAMDVIATLPAIYDEPFADSSQIATHILSRETRRTVTVALSGDGGDELFGGYNRYTMTSRIFDRLSLLPAGGRQGLGRLINGVSTDLWDRIGTLPFVPSVPMLGNKAHKVARALRSGGALRDIYAAFTEEWHAGVPVLHQSRLSGLAADEAFLGLTREEQMMYWDILSYLPDDILTKVDRASMAVGLEVRAPMLDRDVVACAWQTPLGLKIRDGQSKWLLRQVLYRHVPRSMIERPKAGFGVPLARWLRGPLRDWAESLLAPSSLAMIEGLDGAAVQIRWQQHLRGTHDWTAALWSVLMLIGWQVQC comes from the coding sequence ATGGCGGACGCACTGGCGCACCGTGGACCCGACGATCAGGGCGTTTGGATCGATGGACAGGCTGGGATCGGCATCGGCCACCGCCGGCTTGCGATTGTCGACCTTTCGGAAGCAGGCCACCAGCCCTACCATTCTCGCTGCGGCCGATATGTGCTCACCTACAATGGCGAAATCTACAATCACGCGGACATCCGTCGCGCGATCGAGGCGAACGGGCCTGTTGAGTGGCGCGGCCACTCGGACACCGAAACCCTGCTCGAAGCGGTCGCTTGCTGGGGATTGTCCGGAGCACTGGAGCGCTGCAGCGGTATGTTCGCGCTAGGGCTTTGGGATCGAGAGACACGGCAGCTGAGCCTCGCCCGCGACAGGATCGGCGAAAAACCACTATTCTATGGCTGGAACGAGAATAAGCTTCTATTCGGCTCAAGTCTGGCATCGTTCAGAGCTGTCCCTGGCTTTTCAGCAACTGTTGATCCTGACGTTACCGCGCTGTACTTTCGCTTCAACTGCGTACCGGCGCCCTTCTCAATCTATCGCGGCATCTACAAGGTCATGCCTGGCACGATCGTGACGCTTGATGCACAAACCATCGCGCAACCTCCCGTCCGTCCGCCTGCTGTTCCATCGGTAGCGCCGGGAATATCGTGCGCACGCTACTGGTCGCTGACTGATGTTGCATGCGAAGGCATGGCGGCACCGGAGCACGATCCCGATCGCGCGATTGCCGCCCTAGAGGCCACGCTAACGACCGCCGTCATGCAGCAGACGATGTCAGATGTACCAATCGGTGCATTCCTATCTGGTGGAGTGGACAGTTCCCTAATCGTCGCGCTTATGCAACGTGCTATCGGCGGGCGGGTAAAGACTTTCACTATTGGCTTTGATGATCCAGATCTCGACGAGGCACCACATGCCGCGATGGTTGCGCGTCATCTCGGCACCGAGCATCATGAGCATTATATAACACCAGCTATGGCAATGGATGTGATTGCCACTTTACCCGCTATCTATGACGAGCCGTTCGCGGACTCCTCACAGATTGCAACCCATATCCTAAGCCGCGAAACACGCCGTACTGTCACCGTTGCACTATCAGGCGACGGTGGCGACGAACTGTTCGGCGGCTATAATCGATACACAATGACCAGCCGCATCTTCGACCGTCTGTCGTTACTGCCAGCGGGCGGGCGTCAGGGGCTCGGCCGGTTGATTAACGGCGTCTCGACAGACCTGTGGGATCGCATAGGAACGCTTCCTTTCGTGCCGTCTGTGCCAATGCTCGGCAACAAGGCACATAAAGTGGCGCGTGCCCTGCGGTCGGGTGGTGCACTGCGCGATATCTATGCTGCCTTTACCGAGGAATGGCATGCCGGGGTCCCTGTTCTCCATCAGTCGCGGCTTTCTGGACTAGCAGCGGACGAGGCCTTTCTTGGGCTAACCCGTGAAGAGCAGATGATGTACTGGGACATCTTGTCCTATCTACCAGACGATATCCTGACCAAAGTCGATCGCGCCTCCATGGCAGTGGGCCTGGAAGTGCGCGCGCCCATGCTCGACCGGGACGTCGTCGCCTGCGCCTGGCAGACGCCGCTCGGTTTGAAAATCCGGGACGGCCAAAGCAAATGGCTGCTGCGGCAGGTGCTCTACCGCCATGTGCCGCGTTCGATGATCGAGCGCCCGAAGGCCGGGTTCGGCGTGCCGCTAGCCCGATGGCTGCGCGGCCCTTTGCGTGACTGGGCTGAGTCACTGCTAGCGCCATCATCTTTGGCAATGATAGAGGGTCTGGACGGCGCCGCGGTGCAGATTCGGTGGCAGCAGCACTTACGCGGCACACATGACTGGACAGCAGCGTTGTGGTCCGTTCTGATGTTGATCGGGTGGCAAGTGCAATGCTGA
- a CDS encoding glycosyltransferase has protein sequence MRILTSIVTHNRCALLERCIDHVKRQTRPSDGLIIINNASTDNTVAMLDANGVAHIDQPNLGPAAGWNRAIAECMDGGFDAVWLMDDDGFPDTHALAALEAGLAPDVACVSSVVLRENQPTHFVFPFPLLNRAGLPVVAGRPRKLPTLAELGQVAGDGTYPFAHLFNGALITRAAIEAAGTVDTGFYTYGDEVDYFFRLRRVGRVRSVLAARHYHPDVTQRPLTPIKLYYFVKNTLALNHRYFDKVPVRNVLTLGIGLARYGARNGWQTLAALLMGRQRRLVPRAVVRGLRGQVGADFDG, from the coding sequence CGCGCCCATCCGATGGTCTGATAATCATCAACAACGCCAGCACTGACAATACGGTGGCGATGCTCGATGCCAATGGGGTAGCGCACATAGATCAGCCAAATCTCGGTCCGGCGGCCGGGTGGAACCGTGCGATCGCCGAGTGCATGGATGGCGGCTTTGACGCAGTCTGGCTGATGGATGATGATGGGTTTCCTGACACCCATGCGCTGGCAGCGCTTGAGGCGGGTCTTGCACCGGACGTAGCCTGCGTCTCCTCAGTCGTGTTGCGCGAAAACCAGCCGACACACTTTGTCTTTCCGTTCCCGCTACTGAACCGCGCCGGTCTGCCGGTGGTCGCGGGGCGACCGCGCAAGCTGCCGACGCTGGCAGAGCTCGGCCAAGTCGCAGGGGATGGCACTTACCCGTTCGCGCACCTGTTCAACGGCGCGTTAATAACCCGGGCGGCGATTGAGGCGGCAGGTACCGTGGACACGGGTTTCTACACATATGGCGACGAAGTGGATTATTTCTTCCGCTTACGCCGGGTGGGCAGGGTCCGCTCGGTTCTGGCAGCACGTCACTACCACCCCGATGTCACTCAACGACCGCTCACGCCCATCAAACTCTATTATTTCGTCAAGAACACGCTGGCACTGAACCACCGCTATTTCGACAAGGTACCGGTGCGAAATGTGCTAACGCTCGGCATCGGCCTAGCGCGCTACGGCGCGCGCAACGGTTGGCAAACTCTTGCAGCCCTGCTGATGGGCCGACAGCGCCGCCTCGTGCCGCGAGCCGTGGTGCGCGGGTTACGTGGACAGGTAGGAGCTGATTTTGATGGCTAA